The genome window CTAATCAGAGTTCAAACCAGATTAAATCGCCATCAGCCTGCCTGGTTTCCATCTCCATCTGCTGCATCCAGCTCCGGCCCTCTTCACCCCAGATATGAAACAAACAGTAGATATACGAATCCCCGTCCGCAACCTCTTCCAACCCGGATGCCTCTTCTATCCACACTTCAAGGGCTGTAGGCCAGGATGAATCTTCACGTTTTAATACAAAGCCGTTGGCTTGGTGTTCCAAACTATATACTTCGGTAAACGTTAATACACCTGCCAAACGCTTCACAACTTCAGGTAAAATCGCAGGTTCCGTTGTTCTGATCCCATATTCCCAGCCCATATGTATAACCTCCTTCAGACTTCGTTTGCTCCAGATGATTGCTTTTGTTCGTGCATTTGCTGGATCGAACGATCCAACCACAACTCATACCAGTCCAGAAAATGCAGTCGATTCGTATTGCCCCAATACTGATCAGGATAAATTCCATTGCGGTTAGCCCGGTCATCAACCCAGATCTCTCCGTAGGAGGCTCCCTTAACGATCAGATTCATGGAGATGCCACAACCAAAATCACTGATGCGCAGCATGCCTGCCGACCATTTTGGATCAAAATATTCGTGTTCCAGAGCATACCATTCCTCTTCTTCCTTGCTGTCATCGAACCAGTCATAGTTCCAGTTCCATGCTTCCGTGAATTGAAAAGGGTCCGAGATCGCATTCAGCTCATCATCATAACCAAGCACAGCGTATACACCGTCATCCGGGTTCTCCAGACCATAATAAGGCCCTGCACCACTCGTCCCCATATGTAGAAGCCATACCTTATAGTCCTCCGGCAACTTAATTCGCCATTTCTGCTCGAACTGTGCAATATCCTCCTGTGTCCATACAGCTGATATCTCATATTCATGGCTCTCTGCGCCGAATAGGTCCAGTTTCGAGTCCAGACTTCGGAGATTGATTAACTTTTCACGCATACGTTCTAACTGTTCAGTGTACACGGCCTACCTACCTCCTTTGCTACTCCATCACGTTCGTTCCACGCCATACCCGCGGTGCTGCAACTCATCCAGTGCGGCTGCCACATTTCGTTCAGGACACAACTGCTTAATCAGGCTGGCAGTCACCGGTTTTTCTTCATATATCTCAGCTACAGCTTCCAACGGTAGGTCTGGCATATCATAGTACCCTTTGGCCCAATCCACGTAATCTTCCGAGTCTTTATTCAAGTACTGCAGCAAAAATTCTGCACCACCTCTGGCGTCTGCTTCACCTTCCTCGGCCATCGCCAACTGAATCCAGTTACCAACCTTCCATGACAAGTCGTTCCCTTCCTGCCATAGGCAAAAGGTCACATTCTCCAGATCCAATGTCTCCTCATGATCCCGCAGAACAGTCATCAATGTCTTCGGCGCTTCATCGTACATGCCCGGGTAGATCTCTCCATCCTCACGAGCATGCGGACTTAAAGGTGATTCATGATCAAATCCCTTGATCAACGTGCCTGAATTCGTAAATAAAACATGAAGATGATCACCTGCGCCATTATCGATGCTTCCCCATGCCACACCTGGCTGAAGTTCTTTTTCATAATGATGTACACGCAGCCAGTCTTCCTCCGAAAATATGATATCCAGTGCGGCAAGTATTCTCATCCGTTGACGCAGGGTATCTGTGTCCAATAAGGGTGTCTCGTTCCAAACCTGCATATGAATCCCTCCTGTTCACCTATGTACATTAAATCCGGATTAATTCAGCCAACGTGTTCTTCCCCTGAGTACTTGGAGTCATGACAATTGCGATCCGACTGGCTTCTCTGGAGATGATACAAGCATAGTTTCCGGGATTTAGCTGAAACATGACCCCTTCACACGTCTCATCCGGCTCCAGTTCCCCGCCAGTAACATCATCAGCCGCTCCCAGATAGACGTGCCCAGACGGAACTTGCAGATGATATACCTTTTCCCGTTTCACTACGTCATCTGAATCTGATTCCACCTCTGCATCCTCCAAGCTCCACTCCACCTCATACACTCCATCCGCACCCAGATTCAGGAACAGACAATGGCCTGCATTCACCTCACTCAGCTCATCTTCCGGTATGGACCACCAATCCGAAGTATCCTCGAAACGGTGCTTTAACGCTGCCAGATCATACAGGCACAATGTTGCCGTATCTGTAACCATTTGAAATGTTCCTCTCATATTCCCCGTCCCTTCTGTGAGATTAAGACCAACCTCAGAAATATATTCCATCATTATATCAAGCCTGATACACGTGTAAAAGGAACCCTTGGACCATCTCTGCTTTCGCAACTCTTCATTTCTCGCTCCAAACGGTCGATATAAGCATAACTGACTTTTTTGAACTTGATGGAGGAAGCCAAGCCATGTCGATGAATAATAGAAAAGAACCCTTTCGCTACACACTAAAGGAACCAATCAACTTTGAGATCTATATTCTCAGCATCAACGGGGTCACTGCACCACCGAAACCCATTCAAGCTGAGTTATGTGATATCAGTCGGTCCGGCTGTCAGCTATCATTTCCACTATCCCTTCCTGTCGAGAATAACGATATTCGGATTGGCATGAATATGCTGCTATTCGAAGACCCTCTATATATGGAAGGCACTCTCCGCTGGGGTCAAGAAAAAAATACCTCATGGCACTACGGTGTCCAACTCGAAATGCAGGACGGTAACCAGGACCGACTCTCCCGAGAGATGCGAATGCTTGCAGGACAAGGCAAAATTATTGTGAAATAGCGAGTGGCCATATAGGTTGGTAACCAAAACAAAAAAACAGCCCAATCAAATTGGACTGTTACGAGATAAAACACATTATGCCGCTTTACTGACTGTCACTGGTTGTTCCATTTTGGACCAGTTCACGGTTTTTTCGAGAAGTAATGATACCAATACACCAATAACGAGACCATTGCTTATAATCGGAACAAGATACATGGGCAAGTTTTGAAAGGCTTCAGCAGGAATATTCATTACAGCAACTCCAGTGAGTACCGGTAACGCTACACGATAGATCGTTTTAGAGTTAAACGTCGTGCCCTCAAGTGTTCTTAATGCTGTACCGAACATCTGCAGATAGGCTACAAACAGAACAGCACTGCCTACGCTTGGTGGTATTTGTGCAAAAAAGGCAGTAACCGAAGGGGTAAGCCCCATCATACATAACAACCCCGCTCCAATAATAAAGGCAGCACGACGCAGGATGCGAGTGCTCTCCAGGAAGCCGATTGATGATGCGAATAAACCAAATGGCAACACACCTACACAGGCCGACAACATCGAGAACAGACCCGTTAGCACGTATGAGCGTCGGTACTGCTGACGGGTCGTCTCTGCCTGATAAAGTTTCTCGACCGTGCTTAATGTGGTAATCGAATTCGTCATATTCACCAGTCCCACAAAAAATGCAGTAATGACGATTCCCGGTTCCCATCTTGGTGCTCCCCATGGAAACAGCGTTAGGCCTCCTACTATGTGGTTGGGCTGTCCACCATGTTGTCCCGGAAACAATAGACTATAGGCAATCCAGCCTGCCACAATTCCAATTAAGATCGCGTAGTTCCCCAGTTTCCCCTTACCCTTTAATTGAATCCATGCCACCAGAAATGCAATGACAACGGATAACGCGGCAACTGGCAGATCGAAGCGACCAAACTCCGTATATCCAATCATACCTTTAAAAAAGTTCATGGTTAATTGAATGGTCATCAGAAACAGCATGGCACTCTTCACCATCGGTGTAAACAGCTTCTGCAGCACTTGCGCCGCGCCTAGCCAGCCCAATATCATCATCGTCAGACCCGCTAACAGAAAACCTGCAGCCAGGCCACCACCAATGCGCTCCAGGCTCATACCTGCTGAGGAAGCCGATACAGTCAAGCTCAGCGTCAATCCCCACCATAGTCCTGAAGGACCATCCATGACTGCATAGCGGTGACCAAATACTGCTTGAAGAATACACACCGCTCCGGTAAGGATAAATGCGTGCTGCATGGAGGCAGCAATGGCATCCGGGGACAGATGAAAATTATGTCCGATAGATAGCGGAACCACAACAGTATTGGTAAACAGGAAGAAAAACCACTGTATGCCCGCTAAAATCATTGAAGATACGTCTTTCATATTCTTTTGTAAAAAATGCTCTTGATGTCTATTCATTTTTAGCAATATCCTTTCACTCTTCTGTATCATAAACGCATAAGTGCTTTTAGACTTCGGTTAATAACCGTTCCATCTCCGCATATTGATGCTGACGCGCATGTACGAGCGGTGTAATTCCGTCCCGATCCGCGATCTTTGGATCTGCACCATATTGCAAAAGCAAGGCAACAATCTGCTGATGCCGTGGACCGCCATCACCCAAAATGACTGCTTCCAGCAAGGCTGTCCATCCCAGATTGTTGATATGGTTCACATCTACATCACTGCGTGTCAGCAGAAGCTCCACAATGTGCACATGGCCCCGATCAGCTGCTGGAATAAGGGCGGTACCGCCAAAACGATTTGTTAACCTTGTATCTGCACCTGCTTCAATGGCCAGTTCAACCATGTCATACATGCCCTCGGCACTCGCGTATAACAGCGGATTATCCAATCGTCTATCCTGGAGATTAATGTCTGCTCCGGCGTCCACTAGCATTCTTGCCGTGTCTATCTTATTACCGTGCACGGCAGCCATCAGAGGTGTTCGCCCCAATGCATCCCGTTCATTCAACTGGCTACCCTGGGTGATAAACCGAATGACCTCATCGGTATGCCCTGCTTGAGCGGCGTCATGTATTGTTCTAACCACGTTATTTCATCCTCCAATTCAACATCTTCTCATGCAGTAACTTTCATAGAAAAACCAAGCACTTTACTCAGGTGTGCAAATCTAATGTATGTTAACATAAGAACGTAGTATATTAAAAATACATGTTTTGTTGGCTTTCCATACGAATTACATATAGTTTGAAGGCAAAGGAGACAACCACTTGGATATCAAACAATGTCGCTATTTCATTGCCATTGCTGAGGAGAAACAGATTACAGCAGCAGCCCGAAGACTTCACATGGCTCAGCCCCCCTTAAGCCAGCAGCTTAAGTTAATGGAAGAAGAGCTTGGCGTAATGTTGTTTGAACGCAAAGGGCGCATGATGGAACTAACGCAGGCTGGTCGCAGCTTCTATGATTATGCGGTCACCTTGACCAAATATATGGAGGAAGCTGTAATGGAGATGCAAAGTTTCCAGCACGGCATACGGGGTAAACTCGCCATCGGCATCAATACCATATCAGATCGCCTGATCCCGCAAGCACTACAGCAGTTCCGTACTACCCATCCACAAGTGACCTATAAAATTCAGCAAAATGAATCGGCACAATTATGCCGATTGCTGGAAGATGGCAAAGTTGAGCTTGCCTGTGTACGCATGCCTGTCCAGACCGCACGCTATGAGGTGCTGCACCTGCCACAGGAGCCCCTTTTCTATATCTCTGCAACACCGCTAGTTAACTCGACAGACATGCTACCAGAAGCGGAGATGGGGACTTGTTTTGAGCAGCTCACAGGAATCCCTCTTTTACTTCCAAGTACAGAGGGACTCGGTATGTTCGAGTTAATTTTGGACAAATTCCGTGAGCATCATGTCACCCCCTCCATCATGGGCGAGTGCTCAGACATTAATATGTTGCTGGAGCTGATCCGACTCGGCTTCGCCAGTTCCATCGTGCCTCACACCGTTCTTCAGTTATACCAAGAGCACCCTTTCCATGTATACCGCCTTCAGGATCAGCATTCAACTGTCGGATCAGCGCTGGTCTGGTTGCAGAACCGTTATCTGTCCAAGCCTGCACAACACTTTGTGCAATTGGTACAGGGTATGCTTCCTGTGGTATAGAACAAACAGAACAAAAAAAGCAGCAACTTCCCCGGCTTTGAATCCGGCAAAGTTGCTGCTTTATTCTTTTGATTAAGCTTTCGCTGTGAACAACAAGTCTTTTTCCTTGATCGTCGTGCGACCAGCAGACTCAATAGACTCATATTGATGCATGTTTGTAATAATAACGGGTGTAATCGTTGTATAACCGGCTTTTTCGATCTGTTCCCGGTCGAACTCCATCAGTACATCACCTACAGCAACCTTTGCACCTGCTTGAACTTTAGGAGAGAAGAATTGACCTTTCAGCTTCACGGTATCAATCCCAATATGAATCAACATCTCTGCGCCTGTATCACTTACCAGACCAATAGCATGTCCGCTCTTCGATAACGAGAACACAGTACCGTTAATTGGAGAAACCACACGTCCTTCAGTTGGTTGAATCGCAAATCCTTTACCCATAATCTCTTCAGAGAATGCAGGGTCCGGCACTTCGCTCAGCGGTTTAACTTCACCCGTGATTGGGCTGAATACTTGCTCATCTTGTGCTTTTGCTTCTTCAGTTACAACAGCAGAAGTTGTTGCTGCTGCTGTTGCAGGCTCAGCTACTGGTGCAGCTGGCTCCGATGCATTTTCTTCTTCGAATCCAAGAATATACGTTAGAACTGCCGCAGCTACGATAGCAATCAGACCACCAGCCAACGCATAGAGCAGTGTGCTAATTGCCGGACTGATAAATGCTGCGATACTTGGCAGACCCACTAGACCTGTAAGCACATAAGCTTTAACATTGACGATCCCCATGAATCCGCCTGCGATAGCTCCACCAATAAGAGCTGCAATAAATGGTTTTTTGAACTTCATGTTGATACCATACATCGCTGGTTCCGTAATTCCCATAATAGCCGTAAGACCTGTCGAATAGGCAAGGGATTTGGTTTTGCTATTTCTCGATCTGAGACCCACACCAAATGCTGCACCACCTTGTGCCAGGTTAGCTGCAAACATCAGTGGAATAATAAAGTCGTAACCCAGTGTTGTCATTGAACCGACAATGATTGGCAACAGTGCATAGTGCATACCTGTGATGATCAGCAGTGACATCGTACCACCAATCAGGATACTTGCGAAGATGGACATATTATCGAACAACCATGAAATACCACCGGACAAACCATTACCAAGAACCGTACCCAATGGTCCAACAGTCATCAACGTCAGTGGAACCATAATCAACAGGGTAACCGTCGGAACAATCAGAAGTTTCAATGAAGCATGTGTAACACGATCAACAGCTTTCTCGACATAAGAAGCAATCCAGATGGCGAGAATGATCGGAATTACCGTAGAAGAATATGTCGCTGCTATAACCTTAATTCCCACAAATGTGGTATCACCATTGGCAAGCAATGCTGTAATCGTCGGATGCATAATACCCGCTGCGAGCGCTGCAGCAATATACATATTACTACCCAGCTTACGTGCAGCACTAATTGCTAGAATGATTGGCAGGAAGTAGAAGGCACCATCCCCGATTGCAGACAAGATGATATAGGTTGAGCTGGTATCAGACAACCAGCCCAGGGCTACAAGGATCGCCACGATCCCTTTGATCATACCTGCACCCGTAATGGCTGGCAGGATTGGAGTAAATACTCCTGAGATGAAGTCGAACAGCGCACTTATTGGATTTCTCTTTTTCTTTTCTCCAGTTGAAGCAGCTGATGATGCATTATCTGCGGTTGGTGATTTGGACATGTTGCCAACAAGTGCGTTATACACGACAGGTACATCGTTACCGATGATAACCTGGAACTGTCCGCCGTTCTCCATCACGCCCATCACGCCTGGTGTATTTTTTAGCGTCGCTTTGTCCGCTTTTTGGTTGTCATTCAGGTTAAATCTGAGTCTTGTCATACAGTGAGTGACTTGATCGATATTCTCTTCGCCACCAACAAGCTTCAAAATATCCTTGGACAATTGTTGTTTATCCATTGTGTTTTGCTCCTTTTATGTGTAATGAAGGTTAAAAAAAAACCTAAACACTGAATAATGACAAAGCAGAAAAGCTTATCATTATTCAACGTTTAGGTTTTGCCTTTTTAGCAGTAACAATCCTAATTTTATTCAATTGTTTGTTCATTTCTGACAATTCGTTCAATATGAATGGTTAGATACAGTATTTCTTCCTTGGACAACACCCGATTATAGATCTTACGCGTATAGTCACTGATCCTTACTGCACATGCATGTGCTTCAGGATACTGCTTGCTCACCAAGTCATGAAGCGGATTATCTTCTTCTTTATCTTCAATTGCCGTCCCTTGCAATACACGTTGGGCAAAGAACTTCAGATGAGTTAAAAATCGATAATAACTCAATGAATCTTCATCAAGTTCAATCACAAAGCTGCGTCTTACGATATTAAGAATGTCCTTAACGATGTTTGTAATACTGATCGTTTCCCTCATCTCACCGTTCATCTGGGCATTGACCAGATGCATCGCAATGAATGCGCATTCGTCTTCGGGAAGCAGGACACCTAATGTTTCCTCAATAATCTGTAGCGCCTTAAGTCCAATGGCATATTCCTTCCGGTACATGCGCTTGATCTCCCAGAACAATGCGTTACGGATCTGCAATCCTTGACGATGTCGATCAATGGCAAAATGAATATGATCCGTCAGTGAAATGTAGATGCTCTCATGCAGCTTCTCACCCAACACCGTCTCGGCATAACGGATAATCTCATCCGAGCACTCGACATATTCAACCGGGATATCTGACAGAAGCGTTTTAAGTTTCTGTGATACTTCCTTACTTTCAAGCGAGAATATTTTTTCGACGAGACTCTCGTCTATCGATTCACCAGTATGCTTTTTGAAGGCAATTCCACGCCCCATAACGACCAGCTCGTTTCCTCCCGGATCAATTACGGTAACTACGTTGTTGTTCAGCACCTTCTCAATTTTCATTTCTTCACATCACCTTGCACCGTCAAAGTAGTAAAAGGCAAAACCAAAGCAGGTCACGAAATATGCCCCGCCTCTGGTTTTGCCTGATTGAACAGTAACAATCCAGTATTCATTAGCCTTAGGCCCATCTTACCATATAATTATCCATCTGACAATGTTTTTGTGAAAGCGGTTAATGTGCATTAATATGACATAAGAAGGTGCATAACAACCATGCCTTAAGAACTACTATTTACTTATTGTTACGTTTAAGACTTGCGCCATTTGTATCAATAACTTCTTTGTACCAGTGGAAAGATTTTTTCTTGTAACGATCCAGTGTTCCTGAACCATCATTGTTGCGATCGACATAGATGAAACCATATCGTTTCTTCATCTCTGCTGTTGAAGCACTCACCAGGTCAATACAGCCCCATGACGTATAACCCATCACTTCCACGCCATCCTCAAGAGCTTCACCCACTTGTACCAAGTGGTCATTCAAGTATTGAATACGGTAATCATCGTTCACCGTTTTATTGCCATTTTCGTCGGTGATCAGCTCATCTACTGCGCCCAGACCATTTTCGACAATAAACAATGGTTTTTGATATCGGTCCCAGTATTTGTTCAAGGTTACGCGCAGTCCTTGCGGATCGATCTGCCAGCCCCACTCGCTCGCTTGGAGATAAGGGTTTTGTACCCCTGCAAACAAGTTGCCTTTTCCTTCAATACGTTTCTGGGGATCACCTGTCTCACAGATACTTACATAATAGCTGAACGAGATAAAGTCTACGGTGTGCTTCAGAATTTCAGCGTCGCCGTCTTCAAACTTGATATTGATATTATTTGCTTTGAAATAACGATTAATGTATTTCGGATAGTAACCACGCGCATGGATATCAGCAAAGATATCATTGCGCTGTTCAGCATGCATCGCTGCAACCACATCATCCGGATTCGGAGTCAGCGGATACGTAGGCATGCTCAGTACCATACAGCCAATTTTGGCTTCAGGCATAATTTCATGTCCCAGTTTCACTGCTAACGCACTGGCTACCAATTCATGATGGATTGCTTGATACAGATCCTGTTTGGACAGTTCTGCTTTTGGCGTATAGATCCCGCCGCTCATGAATGGCTCCTCCAGAATGGAGTTAATTTCGTTGAACGTCAGCCAGTATTTCACTTTGCCTTTGAAACGGTTGAAGAGCACCGTTACATAACGCTCGTAGAACTCAATCATTTTACGGTTAACCCATCCATCATATGTTTTGGACAAATGTAGCGGTGTCTCATAGTGAGAGATGGTTACGAGGGGTTCAATGCCGTACTTATGGCACTCATCGAACAGATCATCATAGAATTGCAGACCCTTCTCGTTTGGTTCCAATTCATCACCTTTAGGAAAGATACGGGACCAGGCGATAGATGTACGGAACACTTTGAAGCCCATTTCAGCAAACAGCTTAACATCTTCTTTGTAACGGTTATAAAAGTCAATCCCGATCAGTTTCAGGTTATCCTCAGTAGGTCCTTCCGTTCTGGGCGTTGTAATCCCGTGCGGCATTACGTCTTGAACAGAAAGGCCCTTGCCATCTGTATTATAAGCTCCTTCAAGTTGGTTGGCTGCTACAGCTCCGCCCCATAGGAAATCCTTCGGAAATGGTGTTGTCATGTCAATCCTTCCTCTCTAAGTAACGGTATTTTCATTCTTTGTTTAAATGCTTTCCTCTATCCTTTTCCGACAGGAAAAAGCGGACAATCTCCAACCAAAAGGGCTGACAGGGACATTGGATTCCCTGCTTGCCAACTTTCGTGTTAGGTTTTGCCCGCTTCCTGTGCGGTAACAATCCTGTGAAGAGCGAGTTACAGTTGCTCACCATTGCTGGAGATTACGTTTTTGTACCAGTCGAATGAATCCTTCTTGGAACGTTTCAGTGTTCCGTTACCTTCGTCGTCCAGATCCACGTAGATGAAACCATAACGTTTGGACATTTCGGAAGTGGACATGCTCACCAGGTCAATCGGACCCCATGCTGTAAATCCAATCAGATCCACACCATCTTTGATGGCTTCTTTCATTTGTTCGATGTGTTTTTTCAGGTAATCCACACGATAGGAGTCATGGATCGAACCATCTTCTTCAACTTTATCATAGGCACCCAAACCATTTTCCACGATGAACAATGGTTTCTGGTAACGATCCCAGAAGTTGTTCAGGGTTACGCGCAGACCGATCGGATCGATCTCCCAGCCCCAGTCGGACGCTTCCAGATAAGGGTTTTTCACGCCACCAGTCAAGTTGCCGGATGTCTCTGCTTCGTTGGCAGAAGCCGATTTGGTCACGGACATGTAGTAACTGAAGGAGATGAAATCAACTGTATTGTTGAGCAGAATTTCATCATCGCCCGCTTCTTTTTGAATGACAATGTTGTTCTCTTCAAAATAACGAGCCATATAGTTCGGGTACTTACCACGAGCATGCATGTCCGTGAAGAAGAGGTTAATCTGATTCTCATGCTGAGCCAAACGAACATCTACCGGATTACATGTGGCTGCATAAGTTTCCATACGAGCAAGCATACAGCCGACTTGGGAACCAGGGATAATTTCGTGTGCAAGCTTCGTTACCATGGCACTTGCTACAAATTGATGATGAAGCGCTTGATACGTCGTTTGCAGCTTGTTGTCCACTTTATCGATCAGAATGCCGCCGCCAGTGTATGGGCTGAATAGCATGACGTTAATCTCATTGAACGTCAGCCAGTATTTCACTTTATTTTTATAACGCTTAAATACCGTTTCAGCATATCTAACATAGTGCTGAATTACTTCACGACCAGCCCAGCCATTATATTTTTGCGTCAAGCCAAGCGGAGTCTCGTAGTGAGACAATGTAACGAGCGGCTCAATGCCATATTTCAACAATTCGTCGAATACTTCATCGTAGAATTTCAAACCTGCTTCATTTGGCTCTTGATCATAACCGTTCGGGAAAATGCGTGCCCAGTGAATGGATAAGCGGAATACTTTGAAGCCCATTTCAGCGAACAATGCAATATCTTCTCTAAAGTGATGGTAAAAATCGATACCAAAACGTTTCGGGAAACGTTCTTCAATTTTGCCGGAGAGAATCTCTTCAATTCGGGAAGAGGAAATTTCCATGGCATGTCCGCCTGTACGCTTCTCTTTCGGAACATGAGCAATCATGTCCGCTGTGGAGAGGCCTTTGCCGTCCTTATCGAATGCACCCTCCAATTGATTGGCAGCTGTAGCGCCGCCCCATAGGAAGTTTTCGGGGAATCCTTTTTTTGCCGTGGTCATGAACAACAACCTCTTTTCGAAATTTATTTTGGTTTTTCCAACTGAAAAATGGTGTGATTTAGAGCAGAAAACAAGAAAAACCTAAACTCAAGGTAAAATAGCACCAAAAAAAGGGGCCTTCATTTCACCATCAGTTTAGGTTTTGCCTGTCTTCACAGTTACAATCCATCAAAAGATGTTATTGCGTATTCTGTTGTGTTTGCTCTTGTAATGTAAGCGTAACATATCTATTTTGCAAAATCAACTTCACTGGATCATAGGATCGTTCACCCATTCTTTCCATAACAAAAATTAACGTGGCATATGCATAATGGCTGCCCTTAATGCCTGCGCTCCCTCCTCGGTTTCCAGGTATGTAGCAGGACTTTGGTCCCCTAAAGCCGGGATATCTTTCATGATCCATTCAAAAGTGTACTCCCCCATTTCATACAAAAGTACCCGACTTATGTCCGCCGGAATCCCATGTATTCGCGCACGTTTTACCCACGCAGGGTCCAGTTTATTTTCAAATTCTTCAAACAGTTCGGAAAATGAGTCCCAGCTTGCCTGCTTAAACTCTCTGAAATACATATCTTTCATACTCATGTAAATTCACTCCCTGGATTGCAATTAATAACACCGAAGTCCTATCTGACACAATTCATCCTTAAGCCGCTTGAATCCGTTTCTGTAACAGGTAGACTTAATTTTAAATGTTTTTAGGGGGAAAGACTAGTACAGGAGGATTCAACAAATGACTTATGAAGAAAACACATCCGGTTGGGATGCAATTGATAAAACCATCGGTGAGCTATACGGTGAACAGGAGCCGCACCATTATGGAACATCCATTCCTTACATGCTCGGAGGTCCGGACCCTCTCGATGGCATCAGTGTTTATGCAGTGAATACACCCATGCCCCACTGGCATTTTGTCACATATGGTTTCTCTGAATTATATGAAAAAGAAATGCAGGATGCATCCAAAAGCGGGTATGGTTTTGAACTCACATTTCGCCTTACACGCAGTGAAGGAGAGACTTCTCCGCCAGTCTGGGCGCTGAATCTGCTTCAAAATGTAGGACGTTACGTGTTCACTAGCGGAAATATCTTTCAGCCAGGGGATTACATGGACGCCAATGGCCCCATCTGTCTGGAGTCCGATACTTTGTTGACTGCTCTCTCATTTATTGAAGACCCGGATCTACCGGCGATCTCTACGCCTAACGGTTCAGTGCAGTTTATTCAGATGGTTGGTATTACAGGTCGGGAGCTGGAAATGATTCAAACATGGAATGCGCGCGGCTTCCTCTCTGCCTGCTCCAATTTCATGCCCAAATACGTGACCGATCTG of Paenibacillus sp. FSL R5-0517 contains these proteins:
- a CDS encoding PRD domain-containing protein produces the protein MKIEKVLNNNVVTVIDPGGNELVVMGRGIAFKKHTGESIDESLVEKIFSLESKEVSQKLKTLLSDIPVEYVECSDEIIRYAETVLGEKLHESIYISLTDHIHFAIDRHRQGLQIRNALFWEIKRMYRKEYAIGLKALQIIEETLGVLLPEDECAFIAMHLVNAQMNGEMRETISITNIVKDILNIVRRSFVIELDEDSLSYYRFLTHLKFFAQRVLQGTAIEDKEEDNPLHDLVSKQYPEAHACAVRISDYTRKIYNRVLSKEEILYLTIHIERIVRNEQTIE
- a CDS encoding glycoside hydrolase family 1 protein, coding for MDMTTPFPKDFLWGGAVAANQLEGAYNTDGKGLSVQDVMPHGITTPRTEGPTEDNLKLIGIDFYNRYKEDVKLFAEMGFKVFRTSIAWSRIFPKGDELEPNEKGLQFYDDLFDECHKYGIEPLVTISHYETPLHLSKTYDGWVNRKMIEFYERYVTVLFNRFKGKVKYWLTFNEINSILEEPFMSGGIYTPKAELSKQDLYQAIHHELVASALAVKLGHEIMPEAKIGCMVLSMPTYPLTPNPDDVVAAMHAEQRNDIFADIHARGYYPKYINRYFKANNINIKFEDGDAEILKHTVDFISFSYYVSICETGDPQKRIEGKGNLFAGVQNPYLQASEWGWQIDPQGLRVTLNKYWDRYQKPLFIVENGLGAVDELITDENGNKTVNDDYRIQYLNDHLVQVGEALEDGVEVMGYTSWGCIDLVSASTAEMKKRYGFIYVDRNNDGSGTLDRYKKKSFHWYKEVIDTNGASLKRNNK
- a CDS encoding glycoside hydrolase family 1 protein — translated: MTTAKKGFPENFLWGGATAANQLEGAFDKDGKGLSTADMIAHVPKEKRTGGHAMEISSSRIEEILSGKIEERFPKRFGIDFYHHFREDIALFAEMGFKVFRLSIHWARIFPNGYDQEPNEAGLKFYDEVFDELLKYGIEPLVTLSHYETPLGLTQKYNGWAGREVIQHYVRYAETVFKRYKNKVKYWLTFNEINVMLFSPYTGGGILIDKVDNKLQTTYQALHHQFVASAMVTKLAHEIIPGSQVGCMLARMETYAATCNPVDVRLAQHENQINLFFTDMHARGKYPNYMARYFEENNIVIQKEAGDDEILLNNTVDFISFSYYMSVTKSASANEAETSGNLTGGVKNPYLEASDWGWEIDPIGLRVTLNNFWDRYQKPLFIVENGLGAYDKVEEDGSIHDSYRVDYLKKHIEQMKEAIKDGVDLIGFTAWGPIDLVSMSTSEMSKRYGFIYVDLDDEGNGTLKRSKKDSFDWYKNVISSNGEQL
- a CDS encoding suppressor of fused domain protein, which codes for MTYEENTSGWDAIDKTIGELYGEQEPHHYGTSIPYMLGGPDPLDGISVYAVNTPMPHWHFVTYGFSELYEKEMQDASKSGYGFELTFRLTRSEGETSPPVWALNLLQNVGRYVFTSGNIFQPGDYMDANGPICLESDTLLTALSFIEDPDLPAISTPNGSVQFIQMVGITGRELEMIQTWNARGFLSACSNFMPKYVTDLMRNSYADIPSVVQAVEHGMEQDGSSTAFLFIQQLGWESPRKKMLIKTVPGKLQLGAKQAVLVGTILRSRISKGESLSLIGPETNILFEAGEAPAVVESDKQVTLTVNTQIVEELVQNLRPVEGTFEIASLDHMLVQIVKTEIKNQEGHVIKTIG